A DNA window from Zingiber officinale cultivar Zhangliang chromosome 3A, Zo_v1.1, whole genome shotgun sequence contains the following coding sequences:
- the LOC122052514 gene encoding heterogeneous nuclear ribonucleoprotein 1-like isoform X1 has product MPSGRRMGMDQGKLFIGGISWDTNEDGLREHFGKFGEVVEAVIMKDRNTGRARGFGFVVFSDPAVAERVVMEKHTIDGRVVDVKKAVPRDDQQVLNRSSNSIHASLSPGRTKKIFVGGLPSTITENDFKKYFDQFGTITDVVVMYDHNTQRPRGFGFITFDSEEAVDKVLLNTFHDLNGKKVEAKRAVPKELSPGPSTRLQTVGFNYGVNRGNNFLSGYAQGYNPSPVSGYGMRMDSRLGALSTGRNGLPSLGPGFGMGLDYNSTLSSGIVGNTNVGNILDYGRALNSFYSGGNSSRYDGPIPYSGFNRNTSALISSMARTLLGNTGLNYPVNSATASASMASGTGGLGSFSNSSLNWGSSLPISSQFGGSRSGYGSGDLSYIGTDNIALGGNSFERRVSPVANTNLTTSNSGYEISYEDLYGGNSVYGDPTWRPSLSDVDGTGSFSYRLGNSDADSGKEFADYVGGYDVNSRQTD; this is encoded by the exons ATGCCTTCGG GAAGGCGCATGGGGATGGATCAGGGGAAGCTCTTCATCGGCGGAATCTCGTGGGACACCAATGAGGATGGCCTCCGGGAGCACTTCGGCAAGTTCGGGGAGGTGGTGGAGGCCGTCATAATGAAGGATCGGAACACAGGCCGCGCCCGCGGCTTCGGGTTTGTCGTGTTCTCTGACCCTGCCGTTGCTGAAAGAGTCGTGATGGAAAAACATACAATTGATGGCCGAGTG GTGGATGTCAAGAAAGCTGTTCCTAGGGACGACCAGCAAGTTCTTAATAGAAGCAGCAACAGCATCCATGCTTCTCTTAGCCCTGGCCGCACAAAGAAGATATTTGTGGGGGGTTTGCCGTCAACAATAACAGAAAATGACTTTAAGAAATATTTTGATCAGTTTGGGACAATAACAGATGTCGTGGTGATGTACGACCACAATACACAGCGGCCTAGAGGATTTGGCTTCATCACATTTGATTCCGAGGAAGCTGTGGATAAGGTATTGCTCAATACTTTCCATGATCTGAATGGTAAGAAGGTAGAGGCCAAGAGGGCTGTGCCTAAGGAACTTTCTCCTGGACCCAGCACACGATTGCAGACTGTTGGATTTAACTATGGTGTTAATAGAGGTAATAATTTTCTTAGTGGGTATGCACAGGGGTATAATCCAAGTCCAGTAAGTGGCTATGGTATGAGGATGGATAGCAGATTAGGAGCTCTATCTACAGGGAGGAATGGACTCCCCTCACTTGGACCTGGATTTGGAATGGGACTTGATTACAATTCAACTTTGAGCTCAGGTATTGTAGGGAATACAAACGTTGGTAACATTCTTGATTATGGGCGGGCCTTGAACTCGTTTTACAGTGGCGGGAATTCAAGTAGGTATGATGGTCCCATTCCATATAGTGGTTTTAACCGAAATACTAGCGCACTTATTAGTTCAATGGCCCGAACTTTACTGGGAAACACAGGCCTTAATTATCCTGTAAATTCTGCAACTGCAAGTGCATCCATGGCATCTGGGACTGGTGGCCTTGGTAGCTTTAGCAACAGTAGCTTGAACTGGGGTAGTTCTCTTCCTATCTCATCTCAATTTGGGGGGAGCCGCTCAGGCTATGGCAGTGGGGATCTGAGCTATATTGGTACTGATAATATTGCACTGGGAGGCAACAGTTTTGAAAGAAGAGTCTCTCCTGTAGCCAACACTAATCTTACTACTTCAAATTCTGGATATGAAATAAGTTATGAAGATTTATATGGTGGCAATTCGGTTTATGGAGACCCTACTTGGCGACCTTCATTATCAGATGTTGATGGTACTGGTTCATTCAGCTACAGGCTTGGCAATTCAGATGCAGATTCAGGCAAAGAATTTGCAGATTATGTGGGTGGTTATGATGTTAACAGTAGGCAAACAGATTGA
- the LOC122052514 gene encoding heterogeneous nuclear ribonucleoprotein 1-like isoform X2, translated as MGMDQGKLFIGGISWDTNEDGLREHFGKFGEVVEAVIMKDRNTGRARGFGFVVFSDPAVAERVVMEKHTIDGRVVDVKKAVPRDDQQVLNRSSNSIHASLSPGRTKKIFVGGLPSTITENDFKKYFDQFGTITDVVVMYDHNTQRPRGFGFITFDSEEAVDKVLLNTFHDLNGKKVEAKRAVPKELSPGPSTRLQTVGFNYGVNRGNNFLSGYAQGYNPSPVSGYGMRMDSRLGALSTGRNGLPSLGPGFGMGLDYNSTLSSGIVGNTNVGNILDYGRALNSFYSGGNSSRYDGPIPYSGFNRNTSALISSMARTLLGNTGLNYPVNSATASASMASGTGGLGSFSNSSLNWGSSLPISSQFGGSRSGYGSGDLSYIGTDNIALGGNSFERRVSPVANTNLTTSNSGYEISYEDLYGGNSVYGDPTWRPSLSDVDGTGSFSYRLGNSDADSGKEFADYVGGYDVNSRQTD; from the exons ATGGGGATGGATCAGGGGAAGCTCTTCATCGGCGGAATCTCGTGGGACACCAATGAGGATGGCCTCCGGGAGCACTTCGGCAAGTTCGGGGAGGTGGTGGAGGCCGTCATAATGAAGGATCGGAACACAGGCCGCGCCCGCGGCTTCGGGTTTGTCGTGTTCTCTGACCCTGCCGTTGCTGAAAGAGTCGTGATGGAAAAACATACAATTGATGGCCGAGTG GTGGATGTCAAGAAAGCTGTTCCTAGGGACGACCAGCAAGTTCTTAATAGAAGCAGCAACAGCATCCATGCTTCTCTTAGCCCTGGCCGCACAAAGAAGATATTTGTGGGGGGTTTGCCGTCAACAATAACAGAAAATGACTTTAAGAAATATTTTGATCAGTTTGGGACAATAACAGATGTCGTGGTGATGTACGACCACAATACACAGCGGCCTAGAGGATTTGGCTTCATCACATTTGATTCCGAGGAAGCTGTGGATAAGGTATTGCTCAATACTTTCCATGATCTGAATGGTAAGAAGGTAGAGGCCAAGAGGGCTGTGCCTAAGGAACTTTCTCCTGGACCCAGCACACGATTGCAGACTGTTGGATTTAACTATGGTGTTAATAGAGGTAATAATTTTCTTAGTGGGTATGCACAGGGGTATAATCCAAGTCCAGTAAGTGGCTATGGTATGAGGATGGATAGCAGATTAGGAGCTCTATCTACAGGGAGGAATGGACTCCCCTCACTTGGACCTGGATTTGGAATGGGACTTGATTACAATTCAACTTTGAGCTCAGGTATTGTAGGGAATACAAACGTTGGTAACATTCTTGATTATGGGCGGGCCTTGAACTCGTTTTACAGTGGCGGGAATTCAAGTAGGTATGATGGTCCCATTCCATATAGTGGTTTTAACCGAAATACTAGCGCACTTATTAGTTCAATGGCCCGAACTTTACTGGGAAACACAGGCCTTAATTATCCTGTAAATTCTGCAACTGCAAGTGCATCCATGGCATCTGGGACTGGTGGCCTTGGTAGCTTTAGCAACAGTAGCTTGAACTGGGGTAGTTCTCTTCCTATCTCATCTCAATTTGGGGGGAGCCGCTCAGGCTATGGCAGTGGGGATCTGAGCTATATTGGTACTGATAATATTGCACTGGGAGGCAACAGTTTTGAAAGAAGAGTCTCTCCTGTAGCCAACACTAATCTTACTACTTCAAATTCTGGATATGAAATAAGTTATGAAGATTTATATGGTGGCAATTCGGTTTATGGAGACCCTACTTGGCGACCTTCATTATCAGATGTTGATGGTACTGGTTCATTCAGCTACAGGCTTGGCAATTCAGATGCAGATTCAGGCAAAGAATTTGCAGATTATGTGGGTGGTTATGATGTTAACAGTAGGCAAACAGATTGA